From Aristaeella lactis, the proteins below share one genomic window:
- a CDS encoding cation transporter: protein MKKTYKIEVDCANCANKMEDAARNTAGVKEVTVNFMTQKMIVDFNEGTDPAAVMKDVLSACKKVEEDCEIYL, encoded by the coding sequence ATGAAGAAGACCTACAAGATCGAAGTGGATTGCGCGAACTGCGCCAATAAGATGGAAGACGCCGCCCGGAACACCGCCGGCGTGAAGGAAGTCACCGTCAATTTCATGACCCAGAAAATGATTGTTGATTTTAATGAAGGAACCGATCCCGCCGCCGTCATGAAGGATGTGCTTTCCGCCTGCAAAAAGGTGGAAGAGGACTGCGAGATCTACCTTTAA
- a CDS encoding methionine ABC transporter permease: protein MNNFANAFTPERLQEAWECLQNEFPFAIWETLYSTLLATLFAVIIGLPLGVLLVTGEKKGIRPLPSSLMGFLNVLINLLRSIPFIILMVMIIPLTRLIVGTSLGTVASIVPLTIAAFPFIARLVESSLREVNPNIIETAQSMGASPMQIVLHVMLPESVPSLVTNITLAITTIMGYTAMSGAVGGGGLGKLALAYGYQRYRYAVLYLAVIVLVVITQIIQSFGTWLAAKLDKRLKNK from the coding sequence ATGAATAACTTTGCCAATGCTTTTACCCCGGAACGCCTGCAGGAAGCCTGGGAATGCCTGCAGAACGAATTCCCCTTTGCCATCTGGGAGACTCTTTATTCCACTTTACTGGCTACCCTGTTCGCTGTGATCATCGGCCTGCCCCTGGGCGTGCTGCTTGTGACAGGCGAGAAAAAGGGCATCCGGCCCCTGCCGTCTTCCCTGATGGGTTTCCTGAACGTGCTGATCAACCTGCTCCGTTCCATTCCGTTCATCATCCTGATGGTGATGATTATTCCACTGACAAGGCTGATCGTTGGTACCTCCCTGGGAACAGTGGCCTCCATTGTTCCGCTGACTATCGCGGCATTTCCGTTCATCGCCCGGCTGGTGGAAAGCAGCCTGCGGGAAGTGAACCCGAATATCATCGAAACAGCCCAGTCCATGGGCGCGTCTCCGATGCAGATCGTGCTGCATGTGATGCTGCCGGAAAGCGTTCCGAGCCTGGTGACCAACATTACGCTGGCGATCACGACCATCATGGGATATACTGCCATGTCCGGCGCGGTCGGCGGCGGCGGCCTGGGTAAGCTGGCGCTGGCTTACGGTTACCAGCGGTACCGCTACGCGGTGCTGTACCTGGCGGTGATTGTGCTGGTGGTGATTACCCAGATCATCCAGTCCTTCGGCACCTGGCTGGCGGCAAAACTGGACAAGCGGCTGAAGAACAAATAA
- a CDS encoding ketopantoate reductase family protein produces the protein MRSAIYGAGSLGTVMGAYLSREGVQIDLINRNHAHVDALKKSGAHISGTVEMTVPVSALLPEDMTGRYDIIFLMTKQLNNRETVSFLKNYLAEDGVIVTLQNGIPEDSVAEIIGPEHTIGVTVEWGATMTAPGKSVLTSDPDSLSFHMGSMPGISENKIEEVKELLEKMCPVVIENNLPGARWSKLLINATFSGLGTVMGGTFGDVAHDPEARNLAASCMKEVIDVGRAAGVTFAPVQGKDLVSLFYWSNPVKKAIAKLIMPIAMKKHAAIEPSMLQDLKKHKPCEIDAINGVVCERGAREGIPTPLNDRIVKIIHEIQEGKRKPSRENLKELELCPNP, from the coding sequence ATGCGCAGTGCTATTTACGGAGCCGGTTCCCTGGGAACGGTGATGGGTGCCTACCTGTCCCGCGAAGGGGTTCAGATCGACCTGATCAACCGGAACCATGCCCATGTGGATGCCCTGAAAAAAAGCGGAGCCCATATCTCCGGAACCGTGGAGATGACCGTTCCGGTCAGCGCCCTTCTTCCTGAGGATATGACTGGCCGCTATGATATTATTTTCCTGATGACCAAACAGCTGAACAACCGGGAAACCGTTTCCTTCCTGAAAAACTACCTGGCCGAGGACGGCGTGATCGTAACCCTCCAGAACGGCATTCCGGAGGACAGCGTCGCGGAGATCATCGGACCGGAACATACCATCGGCGTCACGGTCGAATGGGGTGCCACCATGACAGCTCCCGGAAAGAGCGTCCTGACCTCCGATCCGGACAGCCTTTCCTTCCATATGGGCTCCATGCCCGGTATCTCAGAAAACAAGATCGAAGAAGTCAAGGAACTTCTGGAAAAAATGTGTCCCGTGGTCATTGAAAACAACTTGCCCGGAGCCCGCTGGTCCAAACTGCTGATCAACGCCACCTTTTCCGGTCTCGGCACCGTCATGGGCGGTACCTTCGGGGATGTGGCGCATGATCCGGAGGCCCGCAACCTCGCCGCTTCCTGTATGAAGGAAGTCATTGACGTGGGCCGTGCCGCCGGCGTTACCTTCGCCCCCGTGCAGGGCAAGGACCTGGTCAGTCTCTTCTACTGGTCCAATCCGGTAAAGAAAGCGATCGCGAAGCTGATCATGCCCATCGCCATGAAAAAGCACGCCGCCATCGAGCCCTCCATGCTGCAGGACCTGAAAAAGCATAAGCCCTGTGAGATCGACGCCATCAACGGCGTAGTCTGTGAGAGAGGCGCACGGGAAGGCATCCCCACCCCGCTCAATGACCGGATCGTGAAGATCATCCATGAGATCCAGGAAGGAAAAAGAAAGCCCTCCAGGGAAAACCTGAAGGAGCTGGAACTCTGCCCGAATCCCTGA
- a CDS encoding GtrA family protein, with product MDRTELKRTIKFVLFSISAGVIEFGTFTLLDSVTEWSYWACYLPALILSVLWNFTLNREFTFRSANNIPVAMMKVAAYYAVFTPVTTILGNYLAETCGWNEYVVTILNMVLNFVTEYLYDRFVVFGKSIDTNSRAQADKQENE from the coding sequence ATGGACCGGACCGAACTGAAACGCACCATCAAGTTTGTGCTGTTCTCCATTTCCGCGGGCGTGATAGAATTCGGGACATTCACCCTGCTCGACAGCGTGACGGAATGGAGTTACTGGGCATGCTACCTGCCCGCGCTGATCCTGTCTGTACTTTGGAATTTTACGCTGAACCGGGAATTCACCTTCCGCTCAGCCAACAATATCCCTGTCGCCATGATGAAGGTGGCCGCCTATTACGCGGTATTCACACCGGTTACAACGATCCTGGGCAATTACCTGGCAGAGACCTGCGGATGGAACGAATATGTTGTTACGATCCTGAATATGGTGCTGAATTTTGTGACCGAATACCTGTATGACCGGTTTGTGGTGTTCGGAAAGAGCATTGATACAAACAGCCGGGCACAGGCGGACAAACAGGAAAACGAATAA
- a CDS encoding MetQ/NlpA family ABC transporter substrate-binding protein: protein MKKIIALLAALVLTLSLTAAFADGIKIAVPNDATNEGRALLLLQAYGLLKVDEAAGITATVKDITENPLNIEFVEVEAALVPNALPDVDYAIINGNYALAAELPAALLYENAESPYVNVISVNEADKDSDKAKALAAAALSQKVVDYFASYEGQAISVVENPTDGYDATVDYDALNGETIKVVATLDPHSFVLEIVKDILAEKGINLEVTVVDDYVTPNTAVNDGDAFANFFAHQPYQDDFNANNGTNLVTIAGVHVEPMGLYAGQQADLAALGLAE from the coding sequence ATGAAAAAGATTATCGCTCTGCTGGCTGCCCTGGTTCTGACCCTGTCCCTGACCGCCGCTTTCGCGGACGGTATCAAGATCGCTGTTCCCAATGACGCCACCAACGAAGGCCGCGCTCTGCTGCTGCTCCAGGCCTACGGACTGCTGAAGGTTGATGAGGCCGCCGGTATTACCGCGACGGTTAAGGATATCACCGAGAATCCCCTGAACATTGAGTTCGTTGAAGTGGAAGCCGCGCTGGTTCCCAACGCCCTGCCGGATGTGGACTACGCCATCATCAACGGCAACTACGCGCTGGCCGCTGAACTGCCTGCCGCCCTGCTGTACGAAAATGCTGAATCCCCCTACGTGAACGTGATCAGCGTGAACGAAGCGGACAAGGACAGCGACAAAGCCAAGGCCCTGGCTGCCGCGGCGCTGAGCCAGAAGGTTGTGGACTACTTCGCCAGCTATGAAGGACAGGCCATCTCCGTGGTCGAGAATCCCACCGACGGTTATGACGCCACCGTGGATTACGATGCCCTGAACGGCGAGACCATCAAGGTGGTTGCCACGCTGGATCCCCACTCCTTCGTGCTGGAGATCGTCAAGGATATCCTGGCTGAAAAGGGAATCAACCTGGAAGTGACCGTTGTGGATGACTATGTGACTCCCAACACCGCCGTGAACGACGGAGACGCCTTCGCGAACTTCTTCGCCCACCAGCCCTATCAGGATGACTTCAATGCCAACAACGGCACCAACCTGGTGACCATTGCCGGTGTGCATGTTGAGCCCATGGGCCTCTACGCCGGACAGCAGGCTGACCTGGCCGCGCTGGGACTGGCTGAATAA
- a CDS encoding methionine ABC transporter ATP-binding protein, giving the protein MIELKNLSKQFETADGSVDALRHINLTIRDGDIYGIIGMSGAGKSTLVRCINMLERPTEGSVLVNGKDIGALKQKELRAMRRKITMIFQGFNLLMQRTCLKNVTLPLRLSGIDRKTAEAKARELLALVDLPDKANSYPAQLSGGQQQRVAIARALATEPDVLLCDEATSALDPKTTHSILELIRDINKKLGITVIVITHQMSVVQEVCNRVAILENGEVVEEGGVAEVFSNPRANATRNLIYPESADGGSVFPEGGQRVRVIFNGAVASREPLIAKMAVDCGIMASILGASTRSVGDRAYGYMLLDIPGSPENLAKAVSYLSATPDITVQVEAEYAAKEVEA; this is encoded by the coding sequence ATGATTGAGCTGAAGAATCTGTCCAAGCAGTTTGAGACGGCAGACGGGTCGGTGGACGCGCTGCGTCATATCAACCTGACCATCCGGGACGGGGATATTTACGGGATCATAGGCATGAGCGGCGCGGGCAAGAGTACCCTGGTGCGCTGTATCAACATGCTGGAGAGGCCCACGGAAGGTTCGGTGCTGGTAAACGGCAAGGATATCGGCGCGCTGAAACAGAAGGAACTGCGCGCTATGCGCCGGAAGATCACCATGATCTTCCAGGGTTTCAACCTGCTGATGCAGCGGACCTGCCTGAAGAACGTGACGCTTCCCCTGCGGCTCAGCGGAATTGATCGGAAGACGGCTGAAGCCAAAGCCCGTGAACTGCTGGCGCTTGTTGATCTTCCGGACAAGGCCAACAGCTATCCGGCCCAGCTGTCCGGCGGCCAGCAGCAGCGTGTGGCGATCGCCCGCGCGCTGGCAACAGAACCGGATGTGCTTCTGTGCGATGAGGCTACTTCCGCGCTGGACCCGAAAACAACGCATTCCATCCTGGAACTGATCCGGGATATCAATAAAAAACTGGGGATCACCGTGATCGTGATCACCCACCAGATGAGCGTGGTTCAGGAAGTCTGCAACCGAGTGGCCATTCTGGAAAACGGTGAAGTGGTGGAAGAAGGCGGCGTAGCCGAGGTCTTCTCGAACCCCCGTGCCAACGCGACCCGGAACCTGATCTATCCGGAAAGCGCGGACGGCGGTTCCGTTTTCCCGGAGGGCGGCCAGCGGGTCCGTGTGATTTTCAACGGCGCTGTGGCATCCCGGGAGCCCCTGATCGCAAAGATGGCTGTGGACTGCGGGATCATGGCAAGTATCCTGGGTGCGTCCACCCGTTCCGTGGGAGACCGGGCCTACGGCTATATGCTGCTGGATATTCCCGGCTCACCGGAAAACCTGGCGAAGGCAGTTTCCTACCTGAGCGCCACACCGGATATTACCGTACAGGTTGAGGCGGAATACGCCGCTAAGGAGGTGGAAGCATGA
- a CDS encoding ArsR/SmtB family transcription factor: MENIKLPHDHHSAMEQQFDHMPAPEAFGATAELFKLLGDPTRVRLFWLLCHCEECVLNLSVMMNMSSPALSHHLKLLKACGLIVSRREGKEVYYRAADNEQASALHHVIEHVAEIACPE, from the coding sequence ATGGAAAACATAAAACTGCCACACGACCATCATTCCGCCATGGAACAGCAGTTTGACCATATGCCTGCCCCGGAAGCTTTCGGAGCCACAGCGGAACTGTTCAAGCTCCTGGGCGATCCGACCCGGGTCCGGCTCTTCTGGCTTTTGTGCCACTGCGAAGAGTGCGTGCTGAACCTCTCTGTGATGATGAACATGTCCAGCCCTGCCCTTTCCCACCACCTGAAGCTGCTGAAAGCCTGCGGGCTCATCGTCAGCCGCCGGGAGGGCAAGGAAGTCTATTACCGTGCCGCGGACAATGAACAGGCATCGGCCCTGCACCACGTCATTGAGCATGTGGCCGAGATCGCCTGCCCGGAATAA
- a CDS encoding heavy metal translocating P-type ATPase: MTKKQKKMLIRILVAAALVLILRFVPLPLSGFPMFLLWLVPYLIIGHDILRKAWKGILNRQVFDENFLMAVATLGALAIGLLKTGDYDEAVAVMLFYQIGELFQSYAVGKSRRNISELMDIRPDYANVEQDGELVRVDPDEVEIGTVITVKPGEKIPIDGIVEDGESSLNTSALTGESIPRDVKKGDEVISGCINMSGLLTVRTTKVFGESTVSKVLDLVENASSRKSRSENFIARFARYYTPVVVFSAVALALLPPLVRLIIGQPADWGDWIYRALTFLVISCPCALVISIPLSFFAGIGGAGKAGILIKGSNYLEALADTGTVVFDKTGTLTMGVFDVVDIHHSELDRETMLEYAALAESASSHPIAVSIRKAWGKPIDLSRVGKVEEIGGNGVIVEIDGKQVAAGNSRLMNRLGIIPIECHSAGTIVHMAIGHEYAGHIVISDVIKPDAAEAIAALKAAGVRSTVMLTGDGPSAAAQVAEALGIDRVHSELLPADKVEKVEELLSQKKPKETLAFVGDGINDAPVLSRADLGIAMGAMGSDAAIEAADVVLMDDDPLKVSKAIRIARKCMGIVRENIIFALGIKLACLVLGALGIANMWLAVFADVGVMILAVLNAIRALFVRKL, translated from the coding sequence ATGACAAAGAAGCAGAAGAAAATGCTGATCCGGATCCTGGTTGCCGCGGCCCTGGTGCTGATCCTGCGGTTTGTTCCGCTGCCCCTTTCCGGATTCCCGATGTTCCTGCTTTGGCTGGTTCCCTACCTCATTATCGGGCATGACATCCTGCGGAAAGCGTGGAAAGGCATCCTGAACCGCCAGGTGTTTGATGAAAACTTCCTGATGGCGGTTGCCACCCTCGGTGCCCTGGCCATCGGTCTCCTGAAAACCGGGGACTACGACGAGGCAGTTGCCGTCATGCTGTTCTACCAGATCGGCGAACTGTTCCAGAGTTACGCCGTCGGCAAAAGCCGCCGGAACATCAGTGAACTGATGGATATCCGTCCGGACTACGCCAATGTGGAGCAGGACGGGGAACTGGTGCGTGTGGATCCGGATGAAGTGGAAATCGGCACCGTCATTACCGTAAAGCCCGGTGAGAAGATCCCGATCGACGGCATTGTGGAAGACGGGGAATCCAGCCTGAACACCAGTGCCCTGACCGGTGAAAGCATTCCCCGGGATGTGAAAAAGGGAGACGAGGTTATCAGCGGCTGCATCAACATGAGCGGTTTGCTGACCGTCCGGACCACAAAGGTTTTCGGCGAATCCACCGTCAGCAAAGTGCTGGACCTGGTGGAAAACGCCTCCTCCCGCAAGTCCCGCTCCGAAAACTTCATTGCCCGTTTTGCCCGGTACTATACGCCCGTAGTGGTCTTCAGCGCCGTCGCGCTGGCGCTCCTGCCCCCGCTGGTCCGCCTGATCATCGGCCAGCCTGCCGACTGGGGTGACTGGATTTACCGGGCCCTCACCTTCCTGGTCATCAGCTGCCCCTGCGCGCTGGTCATCAGTATCCCGCTCAGCTTCTTCGCAGGTATCGGCGGTGCGGGCAAGGCCGGCATCCTCATCAAGGGTTCCAACTACCTGGAGGCGCTGGCGGATACCGGTACGGTTGTGTTTGACAAAACCGGTACCCTGACCATGGGTGTCTTCGATGTGGTGGATATCCATCACAGCGAGCTGGACCGGGAAACCATGCTGGAATACGCCGCCCTGGCCGAAAGTGCCTCCTCCCACCCCATAGCCGTCAGCATCCGCAAAGCCTGGGGCAAACCCATCGATCTTTCCCGCGTCGGAAAAGTCGAGGAGATCGGCGGCAACGGTGTCATTGTGGAGATTGACGGAAAACAGGTAGCCGCCGGAAACAGCCGTCTCATGAACCGCCTGGGCATCATCCCCATCGAATGCCACAGTGCCGGCACTATCGTCCATATGGCAATCGGACATGAATACGCGGGCCATATCGTCATTTCCGATGTGATCAAACCCGATGCCGCGGAAGCCATCGCCGCCCTGAAGGCAGCGGGCGTCCGGTCCACGGTCATGCTGACCGGCGACGGACCCTCCGCCGCAGCCCAGGTTGCGGAAGCCCTGGGGATCGACCGGGTTCACAGCGAGCTGCTGCCGGCAGACAAGGTTGAAAAAGTGGAGGAACTCCTCAGCCAGAAGAAGCCGAAGGAAACCCTGGCTTTTGTGGGCGACGGGATTAACGACGCGCCGGTGCTCAGCCGCGCGGATCTGGGCATCGCCATGGGCGCCATGGGATCGGATGCCGCCATCGAGGCCGCGGACGTGGTCCTGATGGACGATGATCCCCTGAAGGTTTCCAAAGCCATCCGCATCGCCCGCAAATGCATGGGCATTGTGCGGGAAAACATCATCTTCGCCCTTGGGATCAAGCTCGCATGTCTCGTGCTCGGCGCGCTGGGCATTGCCAACATGTGGCTGGCAGTCTTTGCCGATGTGGGCGTCATGATCCTCGCCGTGCTCAACGCCATCCGGGCCCTGTTTGTCCGGAAACTGTAA
- a CDS encoding DEAD/DEAH box helicase has protein sequence MNVAQLAEQLRRDNFFMKDVTRWEVIPARPAQTVPFPDSLDPRLIPVLAERGIHSLYTHQAKSLEAIARGEDVTVVTPTASGKTMCYNLPVLSAILQNEDTRALYLFPTKALSADQVSELYDMIEGMGVDIKTYTYDGDTPAAARRAVRQAGHIVVTNPDMLHSGILPHHTKWVKLFENLRYIVIDEIHTYRGVFGSNLANVLRRLMRLCEFYGSHPQFILCSATIANPQELAETLIGRHVTLVDENGAPMGERHFVFYNPPVVNRQLGIREGAVPVTRSISGMLLKNGIQAITFARSRLTVEVLTRYLKDMVRDPLGNAGRVRGYRGGYLPGERREIERGLRNGQVDAVVSTNALELGIDIGALDACVMCGYPGTIASAWQQAGRAGRRKGTSIVFFIASSAAIDQYIVNHPDYLLTKSPENALLNPDNLYILLSHFKCAAFELPFADGDKFGNTSSTQELLDFLDEQGIVHHVEGKYHWSAEDFPASEISLRSAAAENFIIVDITDPAHHRVVGEMDRFTAPMLLHENAIYMHEGRQFQVEKLDFDACKAFIRSVDVGYYTDADLNINLSLLDIEKEEQTPQGGIAGLGEIKVTALVTMFKKIKFDTHETLGFGHVQLPETDMHTTSMWWTLPEKLAAKFSSDQLKNGMMGIANLLRIVCPLYLMCAPQDIAVVYQVKSPITNEPTILLYDNTPGGIGLSHKAYGMKELLLSKALQVAEDCHCSYGCPSCVGPVGEIGEDGKRTAIRLLKELTK, from the coding sequence ATGAACGTCGCGCAGCTTGCGGAACAGCTCAGACGGGACAATTTTTTCATGAAGGACGTTACCCGGTGGGAGGTCATTCCTGCCCGTCCGGCGCAGACAGTTCCCTTTCCGGACAGCCTGGATCCCCGGCTGATCCCTGTGCTTGCTGAGCGGGGGATCCACAGCCTCTACACCCACCAGGCGAAGAGCCTGGAAGCCATTGCCCGCGGGGAAGACGTGACCGTGGTCACGCCCACCGCCTCCGGCAAAACCATGTGCTACAACCTGCCGGTGCTTTCCGCCATCCTGCAGAATGAAGATACCCGCGCGCTTTACCTTTTCCCGACCAAAGCCCTTTCCGCCGACCAGGTCAGCGAACTGTATGACATGATCGAGGGAATGGGTGTCGATATCAAAACCTACACTTACGACGGGGACACCCCCGCCGCTGCCCGCCGGGCTGTGCGGCAGGCCGGCCACATTGTGGTCACCAATCCGGATATGCTGCATTCCGGCATCCTGCCCCATCACACCAAGTGGGTTAAGCTGTTTGAAAACCTGCGCTATATCGTGATCGACGAGATCCATACCTACCGCGGTGTTTTCGGCAGCAACCTGGCCAATGTGCTCCGCCGCCTGATGCGCCTGTGTGAATTCTACGGCAGCCATCCCCAGTTTATCCTGTGCAGCGCTACCATCGCCAATCCGCAGGAGCTGGCTGAAACGCTGATCGGCCGGCATGTTACGCTGGTGGACGAGAACGGCGCGCCGATGGGAGAGCGGCATTTCGTGTTCTACAATCCCCCGGTGGTGAACCGCCAGCTGGGGATCCGCGAAGGCGCGGTCCCGGTGACCCGGTCCATCAGCGGCATGCTGCTGAAGAACGGGATCCAGGCCATCACCTTTGCCCGGTCCAGGCTGACCGTGGAGGTCCTGACCAGATACCTGAAGGACATGGTGCGGGATCCGCTGGGCAATGCGGGTAGGGTCCGGGGCTACAGGGGCGGCTATCTGCCCGGGGAACGCCGGGAAATTGAACGGGGACTGCGGAACGGCCAGGTGGACGCGGTGGTTTCCACCAACGCGCTGGAGCTGGGAATCGATATCGGCGCACTGGATGCCTGCGTGATGTGCGGTTATCCCGGAACGATCGCCAGCGCCTGGCAGCAGGCGGGACGCGCCGGACGCCGGAAGGGTACCAGCATTGTGTTTTTCATCGCCTCTTCCGCGGCGATCGACCAGTATATCGTGAACCATCCGGATTACCTGCTGACAAAGAGCCCGGAGAATGCCCTGCTGAATCCGGATAACCTGTATATTCTGCTGAGCCACTTCAAGTGCGCCGCCTTTGAGCTGCCCTTTGCGGACGGGGACAAGTTCGGCAACACATCCTCCACCCAGGAGCTGCTGGACTTCCTGGATGAACAGGGGATTGTTCACCATGTGGAGGGCAAATACCACTGGTCCGCGGAGGATTTCCCGGCCAGCGAGATCTCCCTGCGCTCCGCGGCGGCGGAAAACTTCATTATCGTTGATATCACGGATCCCGCACACCACCGGGTGGTGGGCGAGATGGACCGGTTTACCGCGCCTATGCTCCTGCATGAAAACGCCATTTACATGCATGAAGGCCGCCAGTTCCAGGTGGAAAAGCTGGACTTTGACGCCTGCAAGGCTTTCATCCGCAGCGTGGATGTGGGATATTACACAGACGCGGACCTGAACATCAACCTGAGCCTGCTGGACATTGAAAAGGAAGAGCAGACCCCGCAGGGCGGCATCGCCGGGCTGGGCGAGATCAAAGTCACGGCCCTGGTGACCATGTTCAAGAAGATCAAATTCGACACCCATGAAACCCTGGGCTTCGGTCATGTGCAGCTTCCGGAAACGGATATGCATACCACCTCCATGTGGTGGACGCTGCCCGAAAAGCTGGCGGCGAAGTTCTCCAGCGACCAGCTGAAGAACGGTATGATGGGCATTGCCAACCTGCTGCGCATCGTGTGCCCGCTGTACCTGATGTGCGCGCCGCAGGATATTGCCGTGGTCTACCAGGTCAAGAGCCCGATCACCAACGAGCCTACCATCCTGCTGTATGACAACACACCCGGCGGCATCGGCCTGAGCCATAAGGCTTATGGCATGAAGGAACTGCTCCTGTCCAAGGCGCTGCAGGTGGCGGAAGACTGCCACTGCTCCTATGGATGCCCCTCCTGTGTGGGACCGGTGGGTGAGATCGGGGAGGACGGCAAGCGTACGGCGATCCGCCTGCTGAAGGAGCTGACAAAATGA
- a CDS encoding ribonuclease H-like domain-containing protein has protein sequence MNLRDKLRAVGGTGTNRPGDRPEQETRDCRHFAVYRPPEEFPGALELTRDTLSLMSEKEMPEVFDPRRILYMDTETTGLGGSGTVAFLVGLGWLTDNGFEVHQFLMRDYPEEPYLLKHVAAGLDRFDVLCTFNGTTFDVPLLESRFLMNRMDRSCLDLPHLDLLHMCRRLWKLRLGRCNLGRLEEVILGKPRTDDIPGSEVPQRYFTYLKTKQLSLLDDILKHNAQDIASLCVLLNHMADLYEHPEKIRFSEDVYSMGRALERVNQTEHARRCYRLAGRGRMGDLASSALAVSYRRSGQREEAAEIWRGMIREGRGGVDPYVELAKYEEHIRRDIPEALRLTEQAIIRLSEPGFGGDDAVQELKNELQYRWQRLKRKLKEQ, from the coding sequence ATGAACCTCCGGGATAAGCTGAGGGCAGTTGGCGGAACCGGGACAAACCGTCCGGGGGACCGCCCGGAGCAGGAGACACGGGACTGCCGCCATTTTGCTGTATACCGGCCGCCGGAGGAGTTCCCCGGTGCCCTGGAGCTGACAAGGGATACCCTTTCCCTGATGAGTGAAAAAGAAATGCCGGAGGTGTTTGATCCCCGGCGAATCCTGTATATGGATACGGAAACCACCGGCCTCGGCGGAAGCGGCACGGTGGCTTTTCTGGTTGGCCTGGGCTGGCTGACGGACAACGGGTTTGAGGTGCATCAGTTCCTGATGCGGGATTACCCGGAGGAACCTTACCTGCTGAAGCATGTGGCAGCCGGCCTGGACCGGTTTGACGTGCTGTGTACCTTTAACGGAACGACTTTTGACGTGCCGCTGCTGGAAAGCCGGTTCCTGATGAACCGGATGGACCGGTCCTGCCTGGACCTGCCACACCTGGACCTGCTGCATATGTGCCGCCGCCTCTGGAAGCTCCGGCTGGGCCGGTGCAACCTGGGCCGGCTGGAGGAAGTGATCCTTGGCAAACCGCGGACGGATGACATTCCCGGAAGTGAAGTACCCCAGCGGTACTTTACCTATCTGAAAACAAAACAGCTTTCCCTGCTGGATGATATCCTGAAGCATAATGCGCAGGATATTGCCAGCCTGTGCGTACTGCTGAACCATATGGCGGATCTGTATGAGCATCCGGAAAAGATCCGGTTCAGCGAGGACGTCTATTCCATGGGACGGGCGCTGGAGAGGGTGAACCAGACCGAACACGCACGGAGGTGCTACCGGCTGGCAGGCCGGGGAAGGATGGGAGACCTTGCTTCTTCGGCACTGGCGGTCAGCTACCGGCGGAGCGGACAGCGGGAGGAAGCCGCGGAGATCTGGCGCGGAATGATCCGGGAAGGCCGGGGTGGAGTGGACCCTTATGTGGAACTGGCCAAGTATGAAGAGCATATCCGCCGTGACATCCCGGAAGCACTCCGCCTGACAGAACAGGCGATCATCCGCCTCAGCGAACCCGGATTCGGCGGGGACGATGCTGTACAAGAGCTTAAAAATGAGTTACAATACCGCTGGCAAAGACTGAAACGGAAACTGAAGGAGCAATAA